The following are encoded in a window of Acropora muricata isolate sample 2 unplaced genomic scaffold, ASM3666990v1 scaffold_718, whole genome shotgun sequence genomic DNA:
- the LOC136906939 gene encoding neurotrimin-like isoform X2, which translates to MADSMARSRILVTSSLAVLFSSAYLSSRESDSVSRTSFFPQLSVDLHKIHKGTLKIFEAANFTAVLSKPQSPLYAVEGQNLTLRWNYALDGPMGSVKFAIVNDDGTESVIWTSFGHGINIKPENEARFKATVTDTRTELSILGVERSDEKTYILNILPHGDGSVYEEMTLVVNFLPSITEMSGNQTVTEGGNVTLKCLAYGKPTPNVTWTRISDNRIVSMPLTDITRQEAGKYKCIANNGIGSPAIGDLWIVVQYPVEAKGFGENKTVFQGGKETFSCPVDGIPKPSITWYRAGEIRGVIIFIGDKLEARDTGCYTCVARNSCGTSINITQCLTVESSTSSTSMITPGSSWIVTCVVVGVAVLVAL; encoded by the exons ATGGCGGATAGTATGGCTAGATCGAGGATTTTAGTCACTTCTTCGCTCGCAGTCCTCTTTTCCAGTGCTTACCTTTCCAGTCGCGAGTCAG ATTCAGTGTCTAGAACCTCTTTTTTCCCACAATTGTCTGTGGATCTTCACAAGATCCACAAAGGAACCTTAAAGATCTTTG AGGCTGCAAATTTCACAGCAGTTTTGTCTAAACCCCAGAGTCCATTATATGCAGTGGAAGGACAGAACTTAACTTTAAGGTGGAACTACGCTCTTGATGGTCCAATGGGCTCTGTAAAGTTTGCCATTGTTAATGATGATGGCACTGAATCAGTTATTTGGACGAGCTTTGGCCACGGCATCAATATCAAGCCAGAGAATGAGGCACGCTTTAAGGCAACAGTAACAGACACCAGAACAGAACTGTCAATACTAGGAGTGGAAAGATCAGATGAGAAAACGTATATATTAAATATTCTTCCACATGGTGATGGTTCTGTTTATGAAGAAATGACTCTTGTTGTCAATT TTCTACCAAGCATCACTGAAATGTCTGGAAACCAAACAGTAACTGAAGGAGGAAATGTAACACTGAAGTGCCTAGCTTATGGTAAACCAACACCAAACGTTACATGGACAAGAATCTCTGATAACAGAATTGTCAGCATGCCATTGACTGACATTACACGGCAAGAAGCAGGGAAGTACAAGTGCATTGCTAATAATGGGATTGGAAGCCCTGCTATTGGAGATCTCTGGATTGTTGTCCAAT aCCCCGTTGAAGCTAAGGGGTttggagaaaataaaacagtttttcaagGAGGCAAAGAAACGTTTTCTTGTCCAGTGGATGGAATCCCTAAACCCAGCATCACATGGTATAGGGCTGGTGAGATAAGAGGAGTGATAATTTTTATTGGAGATAAGTTGGAAGCAAGGGACACTGGGTGCTACACTTGTGTTGCACGTAACTCTTGTGGGACATCAATCAACATCACACAGTGCTTGACAGTTG
- the LOC136906939 gene encoding neurotrimin-like isoform X1 — MADSMARSRILVTSSLAVLFSSAYLSSRESDSVSRTSFFPQLSVDLHKIHKGTLKIFEAANFTAVLSKPQSPLYAVEGQNLTLRWNYALDGPMGSVKFAIVNDDGTESVIWTSFGHGINIKPENEARFKATVTDTRTELSILGVERSDEKTYILNILPHGDGSVYEEMTLVVNFLPSITEMSGNQTVTEGGNVTLKCLAYGKPTPNVTWTRISDNRIVSMPLTDITRQEAGKYKCIANNGIGSPAIGDLWIVVQYPVEAKGFGENKTVFQGGKETFSCPVDGIPKPSITWYRAGEIRGVIIFIGDKLEARDTGCYTCVARNSCGTSINITQCLTVESSTSSTSMITPEGSSWIVTCVVVGVAVLVAL; from the exons ATGGCGGATAGTATGGCTAGATCGAGGATTTTAGTCACTTCTTCGCTCGCAGTCCTCTTTTCCAGTGCTTACCTTTCCAGTCGCGAGTCAG ATTCAGTGTCTAGAACCTCTTTTTTCCCACAATTGTCTGTGGATCTTCACAAGATCCACAAAGGAACCTTAAAGATCTTTG AGGCTGCAAATTTCACAGCAGTTTTGTCTAAACCCCAGAGTCCATTATATGCAGTGGAAGGACAGAACTTAACTTTAAGGTGGAACTACGCTCTTGATGGTCCAATGGGCTCTGTAAAGTTTGCCATTGTTAATGATGATGGCACTGAATCAGTTATTTGGACGAGCTTTGGCCACGGCATCAATATCAAGCCAGAGAATGAGGCACGCTTTAAGGCAACAGTAACAGACACCAGAACAGAACTGTCAATACTAGGAGTGGAAAGATCAGATGAGAAAACGTATATATTAAATATTCTTCCACATGGTGATGGTTCTGTTTATGAAGAAATGACTCTTGTTGTCAATT TTCTACCAAGCATCACTGAAATGTCTGGAAACCAAACAGTAACTGAAGGAGGAAATGTAACACTGAAGTGCCTAGCTTATGGTAAACCAACACCAAACGTTACATGGACAAGAATCTCTGATAACAGAATTGTCAGCATGCCATTGACTGACATTACACGGCAAGAAGCAGGGAAGTACAAGTGCATTGCTAATAATGGGATTGGAAGCCCTGCTATTGGAGATCTCTGGATTGTTGTCCAAT aCCCCGTTGAAGCTAAGGGGTttggagaaaataaaacagtttttcaagGAGGCAAAGAAACGTTTTCTTGTCCAGTGGATGGAATCCCTAAACCCAGCATCACATGGTATAGGGCTGGTGAGATAAGAGGAGTGATAATTTTTATTGGAGATAAGTTGGAAGCAAGGGACACTGGGTGCTACACTTGTGTTGCACGTAACTCTTGTGGGACATCAATCAACATCACACAGTGCTTGACAGTTG
- the LOC136906939 gene encoding neurotrimin-like isoform X4, with translation MADSMARSRILVTSSLAVLFSSAYLSSRESEAANFTAVLSKPQSPLYAVEGQNLTLRWNYALDGPMGSVKFAIVNDDGTESVIWTSFGHGINIKPENEARFKATVTDTRTELSILGVERSDEKTYILNILPHGDGSVYEEMTLVVNFLPSITEMSGNQTVTEGGNVTLKCLAYGKPTPNVTWTRISDNRIVSMPLTDITRQEAGKYKCIANNGIGSPAIGDLWIVVQYPVEAKGFGENKTVFQGGKETFSCPVDGIPKPSITWYRAGEIRGVIIFIGDKLEARDTGCYTCVARNSCGTSINITQCLTVESSTSSTSMITPGSSWIVTCVVVGVAVLVAL, from the exons ATGGCGGATAGTATGGCTAGATCGAGGATTTTAGTCACTTCTTCGCTCGCAGTCCTCTTTTCCAGTGCTTACCTTTCCAGTCGCGAGTCAG AGGCTGCAAATTTCACAGCAGTTTTGTCTAAACCCCAGAGTCCATTATATGCAGTGGAAGGACAGAACTTAACTTTAAGGTGGAACTACGCTCTTGATGGTCCAATGGGCTCTGTAAAGTTTGCCATTGTTAATGATGATGGCACTGAATCAGTTATTTGGACGAGCTTTGGCCACGGCATCAATATCAAGCCAGAGAATGAGGCACGCTTTAAGGCAACAGTAACAGACACCAGAACAGAACTGTCAATACTAGGAGTGGAAAGATCAGATGAGAAAACGTATATATTAAATATTCTTCCACATGGTGATGGTTCTGTTTATGAAGAAATGACTCTTGTTGTCAATT TTCTACCAAGCATCACTGAAATGTCTGGAAACCAAACAGTAACTGAAGGAGGAAATGTAACACTGAAGTGCCTAGCTTATGGTAAACCAACACCAAACGTTACATGGACAAGAATCTCTGATAACAGAATTGTCAGCATGCCATTGACTGACATTACACGGCAAGAAGCAGGGAAGTACAAGTGCATTGCTAATAATGGGATTGGAAGCCCTGCTATTGGAGATCTCTGGATTGTTGTCCAAT aCCCCGTTGAAGCTAAGGGGTttggagaaaataaaacagtttttcaagGAGGCAAAGAAACGTTTTCTTGTCCAGTGGATGGAATCCCTAAACCCAGCATCACATGGTATAGGGCTGGTGAGATAAGAGGAGTGATAATTTTTATTGGAGATAAGTTGGAAGCAAGGGACACTGGGTGCTACACTTGTGTTGCACGTAACTCTTGTGGGACATCAATCAACATCACACAGTGCTTGACAGTTG
- the LOC136906939 gene encoding neurotrimin-like isoform X3 yields the protein MADSMARSRILVTSSLAVLFSSAYLSSRESEAANFTAVLSKPQSPLYAVEGQNLTLRWNYALDGPMGSVKFAIVNDDGTESVIWTSFGHGINIKPENEARFKATVTDTRTELSILGVERSDEKTYILNILPHGDGSVYEEMTLVVNFLPSITEMSGNQTVTEGGNVTLKCLAYGKPTPNVTWTRISDNRIVSMPLTDITRQEAGKYKCIANNGIGSPAIGDLWIVVQYPVEAKGFGENKTVFQGGKETFSCPVDGIPKPSITWYRAGEIRGVIIFIGDKLEARDTGCYTCVARNSCGTSINITQCLTVESSTSSTSMITPEGSSWIVTCVVVGVAVLVAL from the exons ATGGCGGATAGTATGGCTAGATCGAGGATTTTAGTCACTTCTTCGCTCGCAGTCCTCTTTTCCAGTGCTTACCTTTCCAGTCGCGAGTCAG AGGCTGCAAATTTCACAGCAGTTTTGTCTAAACCCCAGAGTCCATTATATGCAGTGGAAGGACAGAACTTAACTTTAAGGTGGAACTACGCTCTTGATGGTCCAATGGGCTCTGTAAAGTTTGCCATTGTTAATGATGATGGCACTGAATCAGTTATTTGGACGAGCTTTGGCCACGGCATCAATATCAAGCCAGAGAATGAGGCACGCTTTAAGGCAACAGTAACAGACACCAGAACAGAACTGTCAATACTAGGAGTGGAAAGATCAGATGAGAAAACGTATATATTAAATATTCTTCCACATGGTGATGGTTCTGTTTATGAAGAAATGACTCTTGTTGTCAATT TTCTACCAAGCATCACTGAAATGTCTGGAAACCAAACAGTAACTGAAGGAGGAAATGTAACACTGAAGTGCCTAGCTTATGGTAAACCAACACCAAACGTTACATGGACAAGAATCTCTGATAACAGAATTGTCAGCATGCCATTGACTGACATTACACGGCAAGAAGCAGGGAAGTACAAGTGCATTGCTAATAATGGGATTGGAAGCCCTGCTATTGGAGATCTCTGGATTGTTGTCCAAT aCCCCGTTGAAGCTAAGGGGTttggagaaaataaaacagtttttcaagGAGGCAAAGAAACGTTTTCTTGTCCAGTGGATGGAATCCCTAAACCCAGCATCACATGGTATAGGGCTGGTGAGATAAGAGGAGTGATAATTTTTATTGGAGATAAGTTGGAAGCAAGGGACACTGGGTGCTACACTTGTGTTGCACGTAACTCTTGTGGGACATCAATCAACATCACACAGTGCTTGACAGTTG